atggtaagcaccctccacttccaaccaggaggttgtgagttcgagtcaccccaagagcaaagtggggagttcttggagggagagagccgagggtctatcggaaacaacctctctaccccagggtaggggtaaggtctgcgtacacactaccctccccagaccccactagtgggattatactgggttgttgttgttgtaccttTTTCTATTTTCAATAGATACTTTATTTGTTTCTTTTAACAACTTGCTGGTATATTTGATTTTGCTGATTCTTGTATTCCCTAAATAAATAGAGGTATGTTTGTTTAATTTTAGGAAACATTTCACAttgctgaaatagtttcttagAACAGTGCCCAGCACGACTCAAGCCAATCCTTGTATCTATATTTGCTCACAAATATTATcgcagtattattattattattattattttcccgTGTTATTTCCCTACAGTTAACACCATAGTTATCCCGAAGAACTTAGTCAAATGGgggaaaaagaataagaaaaatcaATTTAGACGAGAATAAAATGTGCCAGTCTATTTTTTATGATTTATTCTTATTTTAGCTTCTCTCTTTTGGGAAAATTATTCATACGAGAAAGTGAAAAGTTCAAAGATAAGTTGGTCAAATAGTTTATGAATTCCAAAGGGGAATGAAAAAAGTAAAACTGATGATGAAGGAGCAAGTTAAATCAAGACTGGACAAATATTAACTGGAAATTGCAAAGAAACAAAAATATTAGATTTCGAGTTTCGACAAAGAAAAAAGCATGGAATTGCTATTTCcgtttatataaatatattacaTTTTCTCTTCTTCTGtttaatatttttcgaaaaattgaGCCCCCAATAATTTCACTAGAGACAAAAAGGCAACGAACAAAACTGTTTCTACTTTGGTAAGAGGCAAAAAAGAGTCACTCTTGTATGTGTGATGGAGGGAATAAGAATCATCTTCTAATTAAGTAACTCCCTTTCATGTCCACACAAATTTCTCACTAAATCAGTTCAAAAAATGGTTCCAACTACATTCTCTACTTCCCAAGAATCACCATGGCAACAGCTTCAGCTGTTCCAAAGACTTTACCTTCATTTCTTCCCAATCTCCCTTACCCAAGAACAGGAACTCTCTCTCAAATAAAGTTGAAATCCTTACAAACCCCACATAGAGTCCTTTCTCAGCAGCCCCATTTGAGCTCTAATGGAGTTCAAATCATCCCTACCAAGAGAAATGAAATGGGTGTTAAGAGAACTCACGCTAGTAGAAGATTTCTTCTAGTCAGGTCCATGGGATCAGATAGTAGTATTACCTCCACAGGGTTATCAAACAAGGCAAAAAAATTGAGACTTATTCTCTGTGATATTATGTAATTTTGATTGGATAGCTTGAGTTTTGATGTTTTTTGGGTGTTTGTTTTGCTGTAGGTGGTGGGAGTATTGCATTTAGTAGTTTCACTTGGAATCATACTGGCCATGGATAAGTTGTTAAAGAAAGCATTTGTGGCTGCTGCTATTAAGTTCCCAAGTGCTTTATTTGGAATGTTTTGCACATTTACTGTGTTAATGGCTCTTGACTCTGTTGTTCCTAAGGCTGCAGCAGGATTGATGAACTTCTTTGAGCCTGCACTTTTGTTTATCCAGAGATGGCTCCCATTGTTTTATGTACCTTCGTTGGTTGTTCTCCCTCTTGCTGTCAAGGATATTCCTGCAGCTTCTGGGGCCAAGATTTGTTTCATTCTAGGTACAATATCTTCATTCTATTGAATAAATTAAAAGGCAAAACTTTTGGTTCTTTTGCAGAAAGAGCTTCTAAGATCATCTAACTTGGTTTGATACCTATTTAGCTTCTACAAGCTCTTGCATTGGTAAATAATAATCACACTTTGAAGCTGGTGTGTATAAGAAAATGCTATTAGTTACTCATAGCTGAAGATCTTCCTATGAAATAAACAAAGTGTTTGGACATTCAACTCAAGGGCACATGTTTAGAGTTGAACATGTTTCTACTaaattgataaatttattctttAGTAAAGAATATATAGTGATAAAAAGGATGCAGCTTCTTTCTTGTTCTTCTCTCCCTCTACCACAATGTGTAACTAATTTTGGAGTTCTGCAGTTGGAGGCTGGTTGGCTTCACTTTGTGTTGCGGGTTTCACAGCTATAGCTGTGAGGAAAATGGTAAAGACCGAGATGATACCAGCTGAGCCCATGTCAAAGCCTTCTCCCTTTTCTTCTTTGGAGGTGTGGACTTGGAGTGGGATCTTTTTGGCGTCATTTGTTGGTGCACTTCTCTATCCAACAGCGCTGGGAACAAGTGCTAGAACATGCTTACCCTTTCTACTTTCATCTACTGTATTAGGCTACTTAGTTGGGTCAGGGTATGATTCAGCATCTCAGCATGAATAAATACAATATTCAGTTTATTTTATCTGGCGTGTACATTCATAAGATTTATATCCGCAGGCTTCCATTGGCTGTAAAGAAGGTTTTCCATCCGATTATCTGCTGTGCAGTCTCAGCAGATCTTGCAGCAATTGCTTTTGGATATCTTTCTCGGTCTGGACTTGATCCAGTTCTTGGTGAAGATCTTACTTCTATGTTATATATTTACTCATTTTCTTATGCTTACATTTGTATCTGATAAGTTAACTACTAACTATATCAACTTAGATTGGTATTTTGACTTAGTAGGAATGCCCATAACAGTTCTGTGATTGGAGTTTCATCATTGGCCTTAGGCTTTTGATCAGGCAGAAACTCATGAGGTTGCAAGATATCGGATGTTGTAAACAACATTATTTGCTCCATTCAGCTAATCAAAGTTGTACTTTCGCCTTGCTAATTTATTCAGGGGATTATCTTACAAAGGCCGCATCTAATCCTGGAGCTGGTGACATTCTCATGGGATTTTTGGGATCAGTCATTATCTCCTTTGCCTTCTCAATGTTCAAGCAGAGAAAGGTAATTAAAAATGAACTGCAACTAAGGCTGCTAACAGGAAGGAAATTTAAAGTAACTGAGGAATTTTATTGTTTGCTGGAGAGGGTGTATATTGCACAAGAATGGaacaaaacaagaaaaatgagCAAATTACTAATGATATGAAAGATAAAAGAACAACGAAATTCCAAAACCTGGCGGTTGATATATTTTGGAGTTGTTTTGCTTGTCCTGCACTTTTCTTACAAACATAACCTTTTCCTTTTACCCCTCACCTTCCTGACTTGTTGCAGCCAGGGTATGTATGACGGGTGGTCCTTCAGAGGATTCACGCTCTCACCTGTCCCTGTCTTTGCTTATGCTAATTAACTATTTTCTACTCCCAGCTTGTTAAACGGCATGCTGCTGAGATTTTCAGCTCTGTCATTATAGCAACGCTATTTTCGCTATATTCTACCGCTCTCATTGGACGGCTGATTGGGTTGGAGCCAAATTTAACTGTATCAATCCTACCACGATGCATAACTGTCGCACTAGCTCTCAGCATTGTTTCTTTCTTTGAAGGTCAGGaatatttcatcttttctatGAAAACTTGACTAATCATGGATTATCTGGAAATAAAGAGTGAAAAAGAAGCTGAAATGTTCTTACGTGTGTAAATATTCAGGTGCGAATTCATCTCTCACAGCAGCTGTTGTTGTACTAACTGGTTTGGTGGGAGCAAATTTTGTTCAGGCAGTGCTGGATAAACTTGGCTTCAATGATCCGATTGCTCGAGGAATTGCAACTGCGTCAAGGTAGGAACCATTTTTATGTTTGAGAAAAACCATGCATTAAAAATTAGAAGAAGATCCAAGCCAGATAATATTGCTCTAACATGACCATTTTCTCCTGCTTTTAAGTGCTCATGGGCTCGGAACAGCAGCTTTGTCAGCAAAGGAACCTGAAGCGCTTCCATTCTGTGCTATTGCATATGCCCTCACTGGTATATTTGGTTCCCTTGTGTGCTCTGTTCCCGCAGTAAGACAGAGCCTACTGGCAATTGTCGGTTGAACTGGCAGTCTTCACATCCATCTTTTCTTCATACCAATTCGATTATTCTTTTCGGATGATGCCAGCAAAATCATCTCAGCTAAGGTTCACAAGGTAATCAATGACGCGCTGTTTCTTGACAATGTTGAAAGGGAAGATGTATGATGGTGTTTATAAAGTTTTCATTGTTTTTGGATCATTCAATGATTAGGAACTTTCCTGTCTATCTATTTTTGGGTTTACTTAGGATCTGTATAGAGGTAAATATCCATCCCACCTTTGTATTTTTGTTTTCTCTTGTAAATTGGCATGAATTGCTGCTTCTATCGTGAAAGTAAGCACATCTGAAATAACATGAAACCCATGTGCATTTGTGATCTTAATTATATTCTAGAATGAAGTGGAATTGTTGTAAATTTTATGGGATAATGCATTGTTCGTCTGGACTAAGGGTAATCTGAAAAAGACATGGGCTATGTTTAACAAATCCCCTAGAAGTTTGCAGCCAAGACTGATGCTCTCTTCGTTCAGAAAACACAATAAGGTGCAAACCCGTCCTGCCGCTTCCCCTTttagttttttcttcttcttaatcTCCAGCTATGAATTAAGAATAATGCAAGCAAAGTCAGAACTAGCTTTGCAAACGAGACAAAGACCTATGGTCGAAGTTATATTAGCAAACTACTGCCCTCTTCACCCAAAGAAACAGAACAAAGCATGACAGTCAACAATTATTTAAAGCATTGTCCTTCATTATTACAAACAAAAATCCGAATACTGAATAGCAAACAAAACCTATATAGAAAGTGTTCTTGTATTAATACAAAGAGCTAGACTAGACCTGGTCAATGTTTTCTCTCAGGTTGCCTACTAACTGCAACTAAGCCTCTAACTGGGGATGAAACCCCAACTTACTTCCTTAAAACTGCATGATTCTAACCAAGATCAATCATTAACAGCCCTCCACCATCACTCTTCTGCACTTAGAAAGATGAAATAGGATTTGTTAATTTTCCCACGGGATACACTTTTTAGAATGATGAAATGGGATTTTGCAGAGTCTAAAAAGGCAACAACACATTATAAAACTATGCTAATGACAGTTTGTGTCAATATTATGACAAATCATGTGGAATGGCAATCAAGTAAAGATGTTTTTTCCTAGTTGCAGATATTCCACATGTTTCAGTCATATCTAGATCCTCTGGTTCTAGTCCACAAGGAAGTCTCCAATCAAAGTGGTAAAGCAACTGTGCTAAGGGATACACAACATTAGCTAAACCGAAATGCATTCCTGGACAAATCCTGCTTCCTGCACCAAATGGAATAAATTGGTAATGATTTCCATTGAAATCCACAGAACTGTTTTCAAATCTCTCGGGCACAAAATTTTCAGGATCGTCCCAACTTTCAGGATCTCTTGCAATGGCCCAACCATTAACTATCACTTTGGCTTTATAAGGAATAGTGTATCCATCAATTTCTGTTTCTTCCCTGCATTCCCTAAGTCCCAAAAGAGGAGATGCAGGGTGTAACCGTAGTGTTTCGTTAATCACTAACTTTAGATACTGCAACTCGTCGAGATCATTGTCATCCAAATCTTTCTTTCCTCTACAAACCCATCGCACTTCTGCCTGTGCTTTGGCCATGACATTTGGATTCTTCATCAGTTCAGACAATGCCCATTGAATTGTTGTTGATGAAGTTTCAGTTCCACCGAAGAACATGTCCTACATCATTGATGTTTAACTATTAATTTGCCAAATGATAGGACTAACTCAAACCAGCACTTGAAATATGTATTAAGTTAAGAAATCCTGTATACATCACATTTTATGTAATGTTATGCCATATATGGAGtttaagaaacaaaagaaagactTTGACACACGAGATGGATATATCTAAAGTACCAACAAATTGTCCTCACTAccaaaagaaaaggaaacatACTCTTtggtagagagagagagag
The DNA window shown above is from Nicotiana tomentosiformis chromosome 8, ASM39032v3, whole genome shotgun sequence and carries:
- the LOC104110716 gene encoding plastidal glycolate/glycerate translocator 1, chloroplastic, yielding MATASAVPKTLPSFLPNLPYPRTGTLSQIKLKSLQTPHRVLSQQPHLSSNGVQIIPTKRNEMGVKRTHASRRFLLVRSMGSDSSITSTGLSNKVVGVLHLVVSLGIILAMDKLLKKAFVAAAIKFPSALFGMFCTFTVLMALDSVVPKAAAGLMNFFEPALLFIQRWLPLFYVPSLVVLPLAVKDIPAASGAKICFILVGGWLASLCVAGFTAIAVRKMVKTEMIPAEPMSKPSPFSSLEVWTWSGIFLASFVGALLYPTALGTSARTCLPFLLSSTVLGYLVGSGLPLAVKKVFHPIICCAVSADLAAIAFGYLSRSGLDPVLGDYLTKAASNPGAGDILMGFLGSVIISFAFSMFKQRKLVKRHAAEIFSSVIIATLFSLYSTALIGRLIGLEPNLTVSILPRCITVALALSIVSFFEGANSSLTAAVVVLTGLVGANFVQAVLDKLGFNDPIARGIATASSAHGLGTAALSAKEPEALPFCAIAYALTGIFGSLVCSVPAVRQSLLAIVG